In a single window of the Deltaproteobacteria bacterium HGW-Deltaproteobacteria-6 genome:
- a CDS encoding DUF3467 domain-containing protein, with the protein MQNPVTATDEETAKTKIRWDVAKMQTSYANVCNVSSTHEEFTLLFGINKTWNAEQRELTVDISDRIILNPYAAKRLALLMQNVVLQHEERFGEIKLEAAE; encoded by the coding sequence ATGCAGAACCCGGTGACCGCGACTGATGAAGAAACCGCCAAGACAAAGATACGCTGGGATGTTGCCAAGATGCAAACATCGTATGCCAATGTCTGCAATGTGTCCAGTACGCACGAAGAATTTACTCTCCTGTTTGGAATCAACAAGACCTGGAATGCCGAGCAGCGGGAGTTGACCGTTGATATCAGTGATCGAATCATCCTGAATCCTTATGCCGCAAAACGTCTGGCGCTGCTGATGCAGAACGTCGTCCTCCAGCATGAAGAACGTTTCGGTGAAATTAAGTTGGAGGCCGCTGAATAG
- a CDS encoding methyltransferase type 12 has product MIPENSKSINWAREFDFLAVDGFIGSLIAARALSTALETGLIDYLLENKTATAGFLAKQSGADEKGMGLLLDLLRANRVVEMSGGTVRLSAAFLQILPYRDLLELKLELSNLAARDLLDHFSDLIRNPQAFAKKAGFYQLFSGDGFSSREEALLAAKRWMKITTVLTKYESLACLKNFDFGRHEYLLDIGGNSGEFVLRICREHPHIYATVLDLPQVCEIGVEHVRPEPEAARISFVSGNALTDILPGGFDLVSFKSMLHDWPESEAKRIMANGARSLKPGGTMLILERSLVEALAAVPPYSTIPFLHFFRGYRRPDFYAEHLRELGFRDIKIRRIELDMPFVLITGVMT; this is encoded by the coding sequence ATGATCCCGGAAAATAGTAAATCGATTAATTGGGCCCGCGAATTTGATTTTCTGGCAGTAGACGGTTTTATCGGGAGCCTTATTGCCGCCCGGGCATTGTCGACGGCTCTGGAGACAGGACTGATCGATTATCTCCTTGAAAACAAAACGGCGACTGCGGGCTTTCTGGCAAAGCAATCGGGCGCGGACGAAAAAGGAATGGGGTTGCTGCTGGATCTCCTTCGCGCCAACCGGGTTGTCGAAATGAGCGGGGGCACAGTCAGACTGTCTGCCGCGTTCCTCCAAATATTGCCTTATCGGGACCTGCTGGAATTAAAGCTGGAATTATCAAATCTTGCGGCCCGTGATCTCCTGGATCATTTCAGTGATCTGATCCGTAATCCACAGGCATTTGCCAAAAAGGCCGGTTTCTATCAATTGTTTTCCGGTGATGGTTTCAGCTCCAGGGAAGAAGCCCTGCTTGCGGCAAAAAGATGGATGAAAATCACCACCGTGCTGACCAAATACGAATCCCTGGCCTGCCTGAAAAATTTTGATTTCGGCCGGCATGAATATCTGCTGGATATCGGCGGCAACAGCGGCGAATTTGTGCTCCGGATTTGCAGGGAGCATCCGCATATCTATGCTACGGTGCTTGATCTGCCGCAGGTTTGCGAGATCGGGGTTGAGCACGTGCGACCGGAACCGGAAGCGGCGAGAATATCCTTTGTTTCGGGCAATGCGCTTACGGACATCCTGCCGGGAGGGTTTGATCTGGTCAGCTTTAAATCCATGCTGCACGACTGGCCGGAAAGTGAAGCGAAGCGCATCATGGCCAATGGCGCCCGCTCTTTGAAGCCGGGAGGGACCATGCTGATTTTGGAAAGAAGCCTGGTGGAAGCCCTGGCTGCCGTGCCGCCTTATTCGACAATTCCATTTCTGCACTTTTTTCGCGGCTACCGCCGTCCGGACTTTTATGCGGAGCACCTTCGCGAACTGGGGTTCCGGGATATTAAAATCAGGAGGATTGAATTGGACATGCCTTTTGTCCTGATTACCGGGGTAATGACTTGA